A portion of the Bacillus sp. es.034 genome contains these proteins:
- a CDS encoding PIG-L family deacetylase has protein sequence MRIVYVSLILLLTTILGACSLFEKEPETSVFYSPHADDETLSLGPSILRQIDKGNEVAVVLLSHGEASQSIKKVNEKLKDKDLPAISKEEFGNSRVKEFKKSVEELGVNSENVYIYDLPDGDIEKEDVMKIMKEMNKRYPDARHHALSYNDAHRDHAASGAALKELADDGTISSALFYLPVQEFENMEYDDAYPVPDSLKDNYKKSLAAYRIWKPEEGLYSIGYTSVKPYFVEAGRYGESRWHR, from the coding sequence ATGCGCATTGTCTATGTTTCTCTTATATTACTACTAACAACCATATTAGGGGCATGCTCTCTTTTCGAAAAAGAACCTGAAACTTCCGTCTTCTACTCACCTCACGCAGACGACGAAACCCTCAGTCTGGGTCCGTCCATCCTGCGTCAGATCGATAAAGGAAATGAAGTCGCCGTCGTCCTCCTTTCACATGGGGAAGCCAGTCAATCGATTAAAAAGGTCAACGAAAAATTAAAAGACAAAGACCTCCCCGCCATCTCGAAAGAAGAGTTCGGCAACTCACGGGTAAAAGAATTCAAAAAGTCCGTCGAAGAACTGGGAGTTAATTCAGAGAACGTCTACATCTATGACCTTCCCGACGGAGATATCGAAAAAGAGGACGTCATGAAAATCATGAAGGAAATGAACAAACGCTACCCCGATGCCCGCCACCATGCCCTATCCTATAACGACGCCCACCGGGATCATGCCGCTTCGGGAGCTGCTTTAAAGGAACTTGCTGATGATGGGACCATTTCATCTGCACTCTTTTATCTGCCTGTGCAGGAATTTGAGAATATGGAATATGATGATGCTTATCCTGTGCCAGATAGTCTTAAAGACAATTACAAAAAGAGTTTGGCAGCTTATCGGATTTGGAAGCCTGAGGAAGGGTTGTATTCGATTGGGTATACTTCTGTGAAGCCTTATTTTGTGGAGGCTGGGAGGTATGGGGAGAGTCGTTGGCATAGGTAG
- the wecB gene encoding UDP-N-acetylglucosamine 2-epimerase (non-hydrolyzing): protein MTNTIKVMTIFGTRPEAIKMAPLVLELEKHPEKFESIVTVTAQHRQMLDQVLEIFNVTPDHDLNIMKDRQTLTGVTTRALEGLDKVMKEVKPDIVLVHGDTTTTFVASMAAFYNQIAVGHVEAGLRTWDKYSPFPEEMNRQLTGVIADLHFSPTDKSAQNLLNEGKKEEAIFITGNTAIDALKTTVQEEYSHEILEKIGDDRLILLTAHRRENLGEPMRNMFRAIKRIVEEHDDVQVVYPVHLNPAVREAADEILGNDPRIQLIEPLDVIDFHNFASRAHLILTDSGGVQEEAPSLGVPVLVLRDTTERPEGIEAGTLKLAGVEEENIYNLAKQLLTDNSHYESMAKATNPYGDGQASRRIVEAINYYFNSEHTARPEPYKS from the coding sequence TTGACTAACACAATTAAAGTAATGACAATCTTTGGTACTAGACCGGAAGCCATCAAAATGGCCCCACTCGTTCTTGAACTAGAGAAACACCCAGAAAAATTTGAGTCAATTGTGACAGTTACTGCACAACATCGCCAAATGCTGGATCAAGTCTTAGAAATATTTAATGTTACGCCTGACCATGATTTAAATATCATGAAAGACCGACAAACACTTACAGGTGTAACAACTCGTGCACTGGAAGGCTTGGATAAGGTAATGAAAGAAGTAAAGCCTGATATCGTTTTGGTTCATGGTGATACGACTACAACCTTTGTCGCGAGTATGGCAGCATTTTATAACCAGATTGCTGTTGGACATGTTGAAGCTGGTTTACGTACATGGGACAAATATTCTCCTTTCCCTGAAGAAATGAACCGCCAGTTAACGGGTGTCATTGCCGACCTTCACTTCTCGCCAACGGATAAGTCTGCACAGAATCTATTAAATGAAGGAAAAAAAGAAGAGGCGATCTTTATTACTGGGAACACAGCGATTGATGCCTTGAAAACGACAGTTCAAGAAGAGTACTCTCATGAAATCTTAGAAAAGATTGGTGATGATCGACTGATTCTACTTACAGCTCATCGACGCGAGAATCTTGGCGAGCCAATGAGAAATATGTTTAGAGCGATCAAACGTATTGTCGAAGAGCATGATGATGTTCAAGTTGTTTATCCGGTGCACCTTAATCCAGCTGTTCGCGAAGCTGCAGATGAGATCCTGGGAAATGATCCGCGTATCCAACTTATTGAGCCGTTGGATGTTATTGACTTCCATAACTTCGCTTCAAGAGCCCACCTGATTTTGACTGACTCAGGCGGGGTTCAGGAAGAAGCACCTTCATTGGGCGTACCTGTACTCGTATTACGTGATACTACCGAAAGGCCAGAAGGAATCGAAGCAGGTACATTAAAATTGGCTGGAGTGGAAGAAGAGAATATCTACAATCTTGCTAAACAATTGCTGACGGATAATTCTCATTATGAGAGTATGGCGAAAGCAACAAATCCATATGGTGACGGACAAGCATCAAGACGAATTGTTGAAGCCATTAACTACTACTTTAATAGTGAACATACTGCTCGCCCAGAACCTTACAAATCATAA
- a CDS encoding glycosyltransferase family 4 protein — MHILIPVYFNAPAGGLHENVFSTAKECIKNDYQVTVLCKEGIFTNKLLKNGINVINTTFEASDLPSTFKEIVQLHSHQKIDVIHTHPFHSRKIAQLISKVLGIPIFLTMHGKYYDQIGKNIEDIDLVFTVSEGIKEHLLQYLDQAKKNHYRHKFFVVPNGVDRKLFNCNHDDRPKIEKQSDVVNISLVTRLDKDKEFIINIFYKALEFTSRSTTEKVKWTIVGDGTLKDEIAKKCNVITEGKLEVEFVGWKENEALRDEYINSDIILAPGRCALEGMSCGKPVIALGSKGYIGLIDYNNWMQGVYTNFGGVGNKAEDYIEGSVGKDLSKLLNNKVYREEVGDFSESLVNQFFDEEKINHNLLGYYKMYSMKNQQEHSLDIEKAESELEKILLSSEIKEISINKNTEREYDFTIDDTMGNLQYAWYIYEYGVENRLIDRTPFGNSNHFNYYFSHKGKFKAKCIVKTPNAKISLFSKEVIIE, encoded by the coding sequence ATGCATATTCTAATTCCTGTCTATTTTAATGCGCCTGCTGGAGGATTACATGAAAATGTCTTTTCTACCGCTAAAGAATGTATTAAAAATGATTATCAAGTGACCGTTTTGTGTAAGGAAGGTATTTTTACTAATAAATTATTAAAAAATGGTATTAATGTAATTAATACAACATTCGAAGCTTCAGATTTACCAAGTACTTTTAAGGAAATTGTCCAACTTCACTCACATCAAAAAATAGACGTTATACATACACACCCTTTTCATTCAAGGAAGATAGCTCAGTTAATATCCAAAGTATTAGGAATTCCCATCTTTTTAACAATGCATGGGAAATATTATGATCAAATAGGAAAAAATATAGAAGATATTGATCTTGTTTTTACGGTTTCAGAAGGAATTAAAGAACATCTTTTGCAGTATTTAGATCAAGCAAAAAAGAATCACTACCGCCATAAATTTTTTGTGGTTCCCAATGGTGTGGACAGAAAATTATTTAATTGTAATCATGATGACAGACCGAAGATCGAGAAACAAAGTGATGTAGTTAATATTTCTTTAGTGACAAGACTTGATAAAGACAAAGAATTTATAATTAACATTTTTTATAAAGCACTAGAGTTCACTAGTAGATCCACAACTGAAAAGGTTAAATGGACAATTGTTGGGGATGGAACATTGAAAGATGAAATTGCTAAAAAATGTAATGTCATAACAGAAGGAAAATTGGAAGTTGAATTTGTAGGGTGGAAAGAAAACGAAGCATTGCGAGATGAGTATATAAATAGTGATATTATTCTTGCTCCTGGAAGATGCGCTTTAGAAGGGATGAGTTGTGGAAAACCCGTAATTGCTCTTGGAAGTAAAGGTTATATTGGGCTCATTGATTATAATAACTGGATGCAAGGTGTGTATACTAACTTTGGTGGAGTAGGTAATAAAGCGGAAGATTATATTGAGGGGTCCGTAGGGAAAGACCTAAGTAAACTACTGAATAATAAAGTTTATAGAGAAGAGGTTGGGGACTTTAGTGAAAGTTTAGTAAATCAATTTTTTGACGAGGAAAAGATCAATCATAATTTGTTGGGTTACTATAAAATGTATTCAATGAAAAATCAGCAGGAACATAGCCTTGACATCGAAAAGGCTGAATCTGAATTGGAGAAAATATTATTATCTAGTGAAATTAAGGAGATATCTATTAATAAGAATACCGAAAGGGAATATGACTTTACCATCGATGATACAATGGGAAATTTACAGTATGCATGGTATATCTACGAATATGGCGTAGAGAATAGATTGATAGATAGAACACCTTTTGGAAACTCGAATCACTTTAATTATTACTTTTCACACAAAGGGAAATTCAAAGCAAAATGTATTGTAAAAACTCCTAACGCAAAAATTTCTCTATTTAGTAAAGAAGTTATTATAGAATAG
- a CDS encoding heparan-alpha-glucosaminide N-acetyltransferase domain-containing protein produces MEQVQPLEEPIQVKKKKRVYSLDMLRGIIVALSVFLSTIPYGKIDYPFFRHAEWYGVTLIDIILPTFITIFGVSMAIAYQRGVKWEKILKRTVRLIVYGTIFTIIVEWTLDFPTLRLTGVLQMFAILGIVTVLITKFVQSPWKLMLIALLVSSLYGGLILHSGQSCEGGLPQPDCNPSHMIDSAVFGEAHLYHEGEPGYDPEGLVTSLSALSNVLFGYAFGRLILTRKKTGAWRELLGIGIVLIALSLVWDHFLPYNKRLWTPAFALLAAGFASSMLSVLYLLFDKRKVDAKETALKPVVWFLEAYGRNSFLIYFGKFMLGSVLIHLSVMDDGIEKSWSRVINEWMGTFAPHPQLAYGLLNLLFWTIVAFICHRKKWYLKV; encoded by the coding sequence ATGGAACAAGTTCAACCATTAGAAGAACCCATTCAAGTGAAAAAGAAAAAAAGAGTCTATTCCCTTGATATGCTCAGGGGGATCATTGTAGCGTTATCCGTGTTTTTGAGTACGATTCCTTATGGAAAGATTGATTATCCTTTCTTCCGGCATGCGGAATGGTACGGGGTCACACTGATTGATATCATTCTGCCTACTTTTATCACCATCTTTGGGGTGAGTATGGCCATTGCCTACCAACGCGGCGTTAAATGGGAGAAGATACTGAAGCGGACGGTTCGTCTCATTGTTTATGGGACCATTTTTACGATTATAGTGGAGTGGACGCTGGATTTCCCTACTCTGCGGTTGACCGGTGTGCTACAGATGTTCGCCATTCTTGGAATCGTGACGGTGCTGATCACGAAGTTTGTGCAATCTCCTTGGAAGCTGATGCTGATTGCCTTATTGGTATCCTCTTTATATGGGGGACTGATCCTTCATTCAGGACAATCGTGTGAAGGTGGATTGCCTCAGCCTGATTGCAATCCCTCCCATATGATCGACAGTGCTGTTTTCGGGGAAGCGCATTTGTATCATGAAGGGGAACCCGGCTATGATCCGGAAGGCCTGGTCACGAGTTTGTCGGCATTATCAAATGTTCTTTTTGGATATGCATTTGGACGCTTGATCCTCACACGTAAAAAAACCGGCGCATGGCGTGAGCTGTTGGGGATTGGTATTGTATTGATTGCCCTTTCCCTTGTATGGGATCACTTCCTTCCCTATAACAAACGGCTCTGGACGCCGGCGTTTGCTTTATTAGCGGCAGGCTTTGCATCCAGTATGCTTTCGGTTTTATATCTCTTGTTTGATAAGAGGAAAGTGGACGCGAAAGAAACGGCATTGAAGCCCGTGGTATGGTTTTTGGAAGCATATGGACGCAATAGCTTCTTAATCTATTTCGGCAAGTTCATGCTTGGATCCGTGTTGATCCATCTTTCAGTCATGGACGATGGCATTGAGAAATCATGGTCGAGGGTGATCAATGAGTGGATGGGCACCTTTGCCCCTCATCCTCAACTGGCATACGGTCTGCTTAATCTGTTATTCTGGACGATCGTTGCCTTTATCTGTCACAGGAAGAAATGGTATTTGAAGGTGTAG
- a CDS encoding ABC transporter permease, giving the protein MTLVFQILKEQVSNLHLIFRLASFEVKSKYQLHYLGVLWQFIQPLIQILIYWFVFGIGIRGGSPVGEVPYFIWLITGLIPWLYINPTVIQGSNSVYSKINLVSKMKFPVSVLPTITIIGNGFNFIILLGVLMVILFLNGIFSGLYLIQLPYYLLCLFVLLFSLTLLFSTLSTIVRDFQVLLQSTMRMMLYLTPILWETGDLPKLLETILKLNPFYYIIQGFRDVFLGHGWFFNDMTYTIYFWFSILLIILVGSKLHTKFKNKFVDYL; this is encoded by the coding sequence ATGACTTTAGTATTTCAGATTTTGAAGGAGCAGGTTTCCAACTTGCACCTAATATTTCGCCTTGCAAGTTTTGAAGTGAAAAGTAAATATCAATTGCATTACTTAGGAGTTCTATGGCAGTTTATACAACCTCTTATTCAGATATTAATTTATTGGTTTGTTTTTGGGATTGGTATTCGAGGTGGAAGTCCAGTAGGTGAGGTTCCGTACTTTATATGGTTAATAACAGGTTTGATTCCATGGTTATACATTAATCCAACCGTAATTCAAGGATCAAACAGTGTTTATTCTAAAATAAATCTTGTCTCAAAAATGAAATTTCCAGTAAGTGTATTGCCAACCATTACAATAATAGGGAATGGATTTAATTTCATTATTTTGTTAGGGGTATTGATGGTAATTTTATTCCTGAATGGAATTTTTTCCGGGCTTTACTTAATTCAATTACCATATTATCTACTATGTCTCTTTGTCCTTCTATTTTCTCTTACGTTATTATTTTCAACTTTATCAACAATTGTGAGAGATTTTCAGGTGTTGCTGCAATCTACCATGAGAATGATGTTATATTTAACACCTATTCTTTGGGAGACAGGAGATTTACCTAAACTTCTTGAAACCATTTTAAAGCTAAATCCTTTCTATTATATTATTCAAGGGTTTCGTGATGTGTTTTTAGGACATGGTTGGTTCTTTAATGATATGACTTATACTATTTATTTTTGGTTCTCTATATTACTAATCATACTAGTTGGGTCTAAACTTCATACTAAATTTAAAAATAAATTTGTAGATTATTTATAA
- a CDS encoding heparinase II/III-family protein, which produces MLKDIHKVDSTIEEIKELTFPSDQPFLLTVTLDDVKYEFYINLKKESDRLIVLGSGAYNSAKMSPPVFQRFSWAEDIHASTIYYNDPTLYLGKINLGWGQGTEDRFYLEELADILDKIFIRLSADRDKVTFYGSSAGGFMSMYLAGLLKGTSAVVNNPQTIVNNYYEGHVNRMYECAYPNQSEEDILKQFTQRLNITEFFKTIKYIPSVYYLQNLGCNHDVKNHLTPFVESIKTINESFGFTNIKFDYYFNKEQGHDPLDQEQTLKFLNGNDLFSPSYSRQFEEGENMQDNVKLLDLDTSQIIKISEVKKDTEQVADKIYNNHFFFFNSLDTINFEEGIDWNYKHYKNSSTYQLYLHSLNVVSFLLNAYEKTKDKKYFVKSKEIIDSWMEFECTSPKNDMIWYDHPSAYRAQNLVYFLVIAKKISYDISGKEKEYISMVEKHANYLYSDKDYRKNNHGIMMDRSLIMLGRVLKHPKADSWVEKGIWRLKDTFYTSYSSKGVHLENSPEYHRIVRNLYLSTEKFLNKNDLTLGEDLLNLLTLSDRYFNYLVKPNGVLPKIGDTGKINIGTDNKRYVSFFDQTSGTSILQTKNDLKPENSTWMSFVCGYGTTTHKHYDDLSMNLFFNGQDILVDSGKYSYGKSKIRSYVISPRAHSTLIINDDKQRSRYTFDKKSDDYKNIYTTSFSTSASMDFVKGINNGYEDVSLERSILFLKPDIVVIVDLINAETKQKVSQLFNLAPHIEVHSMDKKKAVLQSHGDLIEFEQMNEIDSSNLIKGDVNQPIAVVADTFGEVYETNQLEFNKEVEKDYYLTVVKLGESAISRFVQASFEMKTGKLTVKTTDDDIHTYI; this is translated from the coding sequence ATGCTTAAAGATATTCACAAAGTAGATAGTACTATTGAAGAAATAAAAGAGCTCACTTTTCCAAGCGATCAACCATTTCTTTTAACCGTTACCTTGGATGATGTAAAATACGAATTCTATATTAATCTAAAGAAGGAATCAGATAGATTAATAGTATTGGGATCAGGGGCTTATAACTCGGCTAAAATGTCACCGCCGGTTTTTCAAAGATTCTCCTGGGCTGAAGACATTCATGCTTCAACCATTTACTATAACGATCCTACCCTATATTTAGGCAAAATAAATCTGGGGTGGGGACAAGGTACAGAGGACAGATTTTATTTGGAAGAGTTAGCAGATATATTAGATAAAATTTTTATCCGTCTTAGCGCAGACAGGGACAAGGTAACTTTCTATGGGAGTTCTGCCGGCGGATTCATGTCTATGTATTTGGCGGGCTTGTTGAAAGGAACGAGTGCGGTTGTTAATAATCCGCAAACGATTGTTAACAATTATTATGAAGGTCATGTTAACCGTATGTACGAGTGTGCGTACCCTAATCAAAGTGAAGAGGACATTTTAAAGCAGTTTACACAAAGACTAAATATAACAGAGTTTTTTAAAACAATAAAATATATTCCTTCTGTATACTATTTGCAGAATCTTGGCTGTAATCATGATGTGAAAAATCATCTTACTCCTTTTGTTGAAAGTATTAAAACTATAAATGAATCCTTTGGCTTTACTAATATAAAATTTGATTATTACTTTAATAAGGAACAAGGCCACGATCCATTAGACCAAGAACAAACTCTTAAATTTCTAAATGGAAATGATTTGTTCAGTCCAAGCTATAGTCGCCAATTTGAGGAAGGTGAAAATATGCAAGATAACGTGAAACTTTTAGACCTTGATACATCACAGATAATTAAGATTTCTGAAGTGAAGAAAGATACAGAGCAAGTAGCGGATAAAATTTATAACAACCATTTCTTCTTTTTTAATAGCTTAGATACAATAAACTTTGAAGAAGGTATCGATTGGAACTACAAACATTATAAAAATAGTTCAACTTACCAACTATACCTTCATTCTTTAAACGTCGTGAGTTTCTTGTTAAATGCTTATGAAAAAACGAAAGATAAAAAATACTTTGTGAAAAGCAAGGAGATAATTGACTCTTGGATGGAGTTCGAATGTACTTCACCAAAAAATGATATGATTTGGTATGATCATCCTTCAGCCTATCGTGCACAAAATCTCGTGTATTTTTTGGTGATTGCAAAGAAAATTTCCTATGACATTTCCGGAAAAGAAAAAGAGTATATTTCCATGGTAGAGAAACACGCTAATTACTTGTATTCTGATAAGGATTATAGAAAAAATAATCACGGTATCATGATGGATAGGTCACTAATCATGTTAGGAAGGGTTTTAAAACATCCAAAAGCTGATAGTTGGGTAGAAAAAGGTATCTGGAGACTGAAAGATACCTTCTATACCAGCTATAGTTCTAAAGGTGTACATTTAGAAAATTCTCCTGAATATCATAGAATTGTTAGAAATCTTTACTTATCGACAGAGAAATTCTTAAACAAAAATGATTTAACTCTAGGTGAGGATTTGCTGAATTTATTAACGTTATCTGACAGATACTTTAACTATTTGGTCAAACCTAATGGTGTATTGCCTAAAATAGGTGACACAGGAAAGATTAATATTGGTACAGATAATAAAAGATATGTTAGCTTTTTCGATCAAACATCAGGTACATCTATTTTACAAACAAAAAATGATTTGAAGCCTGAAAATTCTACCTGGATGTCATTTGTATGTGGATATGGAACGACCACCCATAAGCACTATGATGACTTATCAATGAACTTATTCTTTAACGGGCAGGATATATTAGTTGATTCAGGGAAGTACAGCTACGGAAAATCCAAGATAAGAAGCTATGTAATCTCTCCAAGGGCACATTCTACATTAATAATAAATGATGATAAACAAAGAAGTAGATATACATTTGATAAGAAAAGTGATGATTATAAAAATATTTACACTACTTCATTTTCCACAAGTGCAAGTATGGACTTTGTTAAAGGTATTAATAATGGATATGAAGATGTTTCACTAGAGAGGTCTATTCTTTTCCTGAAACCGGATATAGTAGTCATCGTTGATTTAATAAATGCTGAAACAAAACAGAAGGTTTCTCAATTATTCAACCTGGCGCCTCACATTGAAGTACACTCTATGGATAAAAAGAAAGCTGTTCTACAATCACATGGAGATTTAATAGAATTTGAACAAATGAATGAAATTGATAGCTCTAATCTAATTAAAGGGGACGTCAATCAGCCTATAGCAGTAGTAGCAGATACATTTGGTGAGGTTTACGAAACAAATCAATTGGAATTTAATAAAGAAGTTGAAAAAGATTATTATTTAACTGTCGTTAAGTTGGGGGAAAGTGCTATATCACGTTTTGTTCAAGCTTCTTTTGAAATGAAGACAGGTAAACTTACTGTTAAAACTACAGACGATGATATCCATACGTACATCTAA
- the tagH gene encoding teichoic acids export ABC transporter ATP-binding subunit TagH has translation MKPKVTLKNVSKKYTLYRKKSDKLLDVFSVNKRSKNFFALKNVSLEVFEGETIGVVGINGSGKSTLSSILAQIIPPSSGEIIIDGEPSLIAISAGLNNNLSGLENIELKCLMLGLSKEEIKSLKPEIIEFADIGDFIGQPVKNYSSGMKSRLGFAISVYTQPDLLIVDEALSVGDQTFYDKCLVKINEFKEQGKTIFFISHSISQISKMADRVMWLHFGELKKFGEAKEVIKEYQEFIKWFNQKSKLEKNEYKKQMLTSQSQNINKTDLGSRSNKYEKKPNKFSNALFYLQLFIVLFGLFVSGTTLFFDAPLKKLNSYISFPFASELSSDHDKEKKDPETSSQEINRKGYIQVENGVLYEDEKLEVKKEELPFSTEVLVKELIDKEYYRVLYQGENYFVKADTLTTEVNKKDVSSLSFEEQLYIFNEPVVSSYSYFTAFFDSSYDEITSSLKGLTDEKENQKGERYLLYGYDNVTYRLNSDDNSDAIIFSGLNFNQELIDLLEQKAKLISKNEELYLVETEQYNWIYNLENNELMLEKKKSTEEGDQID, from the coding sequence ATGAAGCCAAAAGTAACACTAAAAAATGTATCAAAAAAATATACACTTTATAGAAAAAAATCGGATAAATTACTGGACGTTTTTTCTGTAAACAAAAGAAGCAAAAACTTTTTCGCATTAAAGAATGTATCCCTAGAAGTTTTTGAGGGTGAAACAATAGGGGTAGTTGGTATAAATGGTTCTGGGAAATCAACCTTATCTAGTATACTTGCTCAAATTATTCCACCTTCTTCCGGAGAGATCATTATTGATGGAGAACCATCCTTAATTGCCATCTCTGCAGGTTTAAATAACAACTTATCTGGGTTAGAAAATATTGAACTAAAATGTTTGATGCTAGGCTTGAGTAAAGAGGAAATAAAATCATTAAAACCTGAAATAATAGAGTTTGCGGACATTGGTGATTTCATTGGACAACCAGTAAAAAATTATTCCAGTGGTATGAAATCAAGGTTGGGTTTTGCTATTTCTGTTTATACCCAACCTGATTTACTGATTGTGGACGAAGCCTTATCGGTTGGAGATCAAACTTTTTATGATAAGTGTTTAGTGAAAATAAATGAATTTAAAGAACAAGGTAAAACCATTTTCTTTATAAGCCACTCTATTTCCCAAATAAGCAAAATGGCGGATCGTGTGATGTGGCTGCATTTTGGAGAGTTAAAGAAATTTGGTGAAGCCAAAGAAGTAATTAAGGAATATCAAGAATTTATAAAATGGTTTAATCAAAAAAGCAAATTAGAAAAAAATGAATACAAAAAGCAAATGCTGACTTCTCAATCTCAAAATATTAATAAAACAGATTTGGGGAGCAGAAGCAATAAGTATGAGAAAAAACCAAATAAGTTTTCCAATGCGTTATTCTATCTGCAACTATTTATAGTTTTATTTGGGCTTTTCGTTTCAGGCACTACGTTATTCTTCGATGCTCCATTGAAGAAGTTAAATAGTTATATTTCGTTTCCTTTCGCATCAGAATTATCGTCAGATCATGACAAAGAGAAAAAAGATCCAGAAACTTCATCACAGGAGATTAACCGTAAAGGTTATATTCAAGTAGAAAATGGAGTTTTATATGAAGATGAAAAACTAGAAGTTAAAAAAGAAGAATTGCCTTTCTCAACAGAAGTGTTAGTAAAAGAATTAATTGATAAAGAGTACTATAGAGTCTTATACCAAGGTGAAAATTACTTTGTAAAAGCTGATACGTTGACTACTGAAGTGAATAAGAAAGATGTTTCATCTCTTTCTTTTGAAGAGCAGCTATACATTTTTAATGAACCCGTTGTTAGCTCATATTCCTACTTTACGGCTTTCTTTGACTCTTCTTATGACGAAATAACCAGTTCTTTAAAAGGGTTAACGGATGAAAAAGAAAACCAAAAAGGAGAACGTTACTTATTGTATGGTTATGATAATGTGACGTATAGACTGAACAGTGATGATAACTCCGATGCAATTATTTTTAGTGGGCTGAATTTTAATCAAGAACTCATAGATCTTTTGGAACAGAAAGCAAAACTAATATCTAAGAATGAAGAATTATATCTTGTAGAAACTGAACAATATAATTGGATTTATAATCTGGAAAATAATGAACTAATGTTAGAAAAAAAGAAATCTACTGAAGAAGGTGACCAAATTGACTAA